In Ctenopharyngodon idella isolate HZGC_01 chromosome 20, HZGC01, whole genome shotgun sequence, the following proteins share a genomic window:
- the atf3 gene encoding cyclic AMP-dependent transcription factor ATF-3 has protein sequence MMLQHPGLGPFEISASALVPCLSPPGSLTLDDFTNFTPLVKEELRYAIQNKRMSNGLSTLTSDRACMNSERPTEQPVMKREANPEESERKKRRRERNKIAAAKCRNKKKEKTDHLQKESEKLESINAELKAQIEELKNQKQQLVYMLNLHRPTCIVRAQNGQTPEDERKLFIQQIKETTLQGLNLTTSGPTHTAIPTSCGHL, from the exons ATGATGCTTCAGCATCCTGGTTTGGGTCCCTTTGAGATCAGTGCATCAGCTTTGGTTCCCTGCCTCTCCCCGCCCGGCTCACTCACACTGGACGACTTCACCAACTTCACCCCATTAGTGAAAGAAGAGCTGCGCTACGCCATCCAGAACAAACGCATGTCCAACGGCCTGAGCACCTTGACCTCTGATAGAGCGTGTATGAACAGCGAACGACCCACTGAACAACCTGTAATGAAGCGGGAG GCCAATCCAGAGGAAAGTGAACGAAAAAAAAGAAGGAGGGAAAGAAACAAAATTGCAGCAGCAAAATGCCGAAACAAGAAAAAGGAGAAAACTGACCATTTACAAAAG GAGTCAGAGAAGTTGGAGTCCATCAATGCTGAGTTGAAAGCCCAGATTGAGGAGCTCAAGAACCAAAAACAGCAGCTAGTTTACATGCTCAACCTGCACAGGCCCACCTGTATTGTCCGTGCTCAGAACGGCCAGACTCCTGAAGACGAGAGGAAGCTCTTTATCCAACAAATCAAAGAGACCACCCTGCAGGGTCTGAATCTTACCACAAGTGGACCAACACACACCGCGATACCAACTAGCTGTGGGCATCTCTGA